Genomic DNA from Desulfuromonadales bacterium:
TGGCATATTGAAAATAGGGGTGCTTTCCGATACGCATATCCAGGAGATCAGACAGGGGAATGTGTTTCTGCACGCGCTGGCGGAGCGGTACTTCGCCGATGCCGAAATCATCCTGCACGCCGGCGACGTGATCAATCCAGATATCCTGATGGCGTTTGCCGATCGAACTGTCCATGTGGTACGCGGCAATATGGACCCGTTCGTCAAGGGCATCCCCAACCGGAAGATCATCGAGGTCGGGGGGGTCCGGATCGGCCTGATACACGGTTGGGGCGCACCGGATACCCTGGAGGAGAGAGTACTGCACGAATTCAGGGGCGATCGACTCGATTGCCTGGTTTTCGGCCACAGCCATCATCCGCTCTGTCGCCGTCGTGGCGGGGTGTTGCTGTTCAACCCCGGAAGTCCCACGGACCGTCGTTGGGCGCCGTTTCATTCGATTGGCATGCTGGAAGTGGCTGAAGGCATCGAAGGACGGATCATCCGTCTGGATGACTAATTCCCGAAGGGAGAATTGTCGACATGAAGCAGCTTTGGGCACCGTGGCGCATGGCCTACATTCGGGGGGAGTCGGAAAAACCCGAAAACGGCTGCATTTTCTGTATCCGCGACATCAGCGGCGAAGATCGCGAGAGGTTGATCCTTTATCGCGGCGAACATGTTTTCGTGGTCATGAATAAATATCCTTATACCAACGGGCATCTCATGATTGCGCCCTATCGGCACACGGCCGATCCGGCAGAGTTGACGGATGTCGAGGCGCTGGAGATGCATCGCCTGATGATTGTTTACCGTGACGTGCTGAAAAGCCGTATTGCCCCGCAAGGTTTCAATATCGGCATGAATCTGGGCCAGATCGCCGGCGCCGGCATCGCCGACCACCTGCATCTGCACGTTGTCCCCCGCTGGAGCGGCGATACCAACTTCATGCCGGTTTTTGCGGATGTGCGCGTCATACCTCAGCACCTGGAAGCTACATTTGAGCATCTGGCTCCGGCTTTTCCAAGGAGGGTCTTATGAAAACGCTGCGGATCGTTCTGGCCTTGATCATCCTGGTGGTTCTTTTCATCTTCAGTATCTACAATCCCGAGCCGGTGCAGTTGACCCTGTTTAAATATCAGACATGGCATCTCCCCTTGGCTCTGGTCCTGATTTTTGTGTTCTTTCTCGGGTTTTTCCTGGCAGCGCTCTATTTCAGCGTCAAAATTTCCCTCCTGCGTCGCCAACTCCACCTCTCGCAGCGGGAAAAGGAGGCTCTGCAAAAGGATCTGGCAAGCAAGCGCAGTTCGACCACTCCGTGAGATTTGAATCACTCGCCACTTTCGCCAACTGGCTGTCTTGAACTGCTCTCTCCGGCAGCGGAAGTTGCCGCAGCAAAGGATTTAAAAGCTTATGCTGGAAATTTTCCACAAGGGCGGCCCGGTCATGTACCCGATCCTTTTCTGTTCGGTACTGGCCCTGGGCATTTTTTTCGAGCGTTTATGGATGTATTTCAAAGTAAGCCGCGGGACCATGGTCTTGCTGAGGGAAGTCGAAAGCCTGGTGCATAAGAACCGCATAGATGAGGCGATCATCATCTGTCAGCGTTCCGGTACTCCGCTGGCGCGCATTTTCATTGCCGCCCTGCGCTCATCCGGGCGCCCGCGGGAGCAGATCAAGACGGTTGTCGAGGAAGTTGGCGGCCGAGAGGCGGCCCCGCTGGAGCGTTACCTGGGGCTGCTCGGAACCATCGCCACCCTCTCCCCGCTCCTCGGTCTGCTCGGTACCGTTTTCGGCATGATCCAGGCTTTCAACGTCATTGCTGCCCAGGGTGTCGGCACTCCCGCTACGCTCGGTGGCGGGATCTCCGAAGCGTTGATTACGACGGCTGCCGGTCTCACGGTAGCAATCCCCACCATCCTTCTGCATAAATACCTCTCAAGCCGGGCGGATCGCCTGATCCTCGAGATGGAAGAGTATTCTCTGCATATCGTCGATCTGCTGGAGCGCTAGAAAATGGCATTTGCGCGGCGCAAACGTGAGGAACCGAGAGTCGACCTTACGCCGATGGTCGACTGCGTTTTTTTGCTGCTGATCTTTTTCATGATCTCAACGACTTTTGTCGAGACCCCCGGCATCGCTGTCAAATTGCCGGAATCTTCTTCCAAGGTCGTCGAGAAGGCGCCGGAGGAGATCAAGGTTTATCTCTCCCGGGAGGGGGAAGTTTACATTGGAGAGGAGCGACTTTCTCTCGAAGAACTGCGTGAGCGGCTCGTCGGCTTCGGGGCGAAGGCGAGGGGGATGAACTTTGCTCTTTACGCCGACCGTGAGGCCCGTCACGGGCGGGTGGTCCAGGTTATGGACATGGCCAAGGAGGCCGGTTTCGGCAAGTTGGCCATCGCCACCGAACAGCGGCCGCCGCAGTGAGTGACTTTTTTAAATTGCCAAAATTGAAGGGAAAGGGGCTTGCATGACAAAAACCATTGCCATTCTCACCGGCGGCGGCGACTGCCCTGGGCTCAACGCCGTGATTCGTGGAGTCGTGCGGGCAGCCGTTCTGCAGCGGGGGTGGCGGGTGCTGGGGGTAGAGGACGGCTTCGACGGGCTGGTCGACGGTCCGCGGGTGCGCGAACTCGACCTTCAAGCCGTGCGTGGCATCCTGCCGCGGGGCGGAACGATTCTCGGCACCAGCAACCGCGGCAACCCCTTTGCCTTTCCGGTTCGGGAGGGGGGGCAGATCAGACTGGCCGATGTCTCCGGGCAGGTTCTGGAGAACTTTCGCAGGAGCGGTGCGGAGGCCCTGATCGCCGTCGGTGGGGACGGGACGCTCAAGATTGCACGGCAGCTGAACGAACTCGGACTCCCCGTGGTCGGTGTGCCCAAGACGATCGACAACGATCTCAGGGGGACCGACGTTACCTTCGGTTACAGCACCGCCGTGGAGACGGTGACCGAGGCCCTGGATAAGCTGCATACCACGGCCGAAAGCCACCATCGGGCCATGGTTGTCGAAGTGATGGGGCGGGACGCTGGCTGGATCGCACTCGAATCGGGCCTCGCCGGCGGCGCCGATGTCGTTCTGATACCGGAGATCCCCTTTGATATGGCTGGCGTGTGCCGGGCCATTGCCCAACGCCGGGAACGGGGCAGCCGGTTCTCCATCGTCGTGGTGGCCGAGGGGGCATACCCCGCCGGCGGCGCCAAGGTGGTGCAGTTGTCGGCGGAGCAGAACCTGGGTGTGGAGCGTCTGGGCGGTGTCGCCCGTTATGTTGCCGCCGAGATCGAAAAATGTTTCGACATGGAGACCCGGGCCGTGGTTCTGGGTCATGTCCAGCGCGGGGGGTCTCCCTCGCCCTTCGACAGGAACCTTGGTTCCCGTTTCGGGGTGAAGGCCGTGCAACTGATCGAGGGGGGATTTTTCGGCCGAATGGTTGCCCTTGACGGCCGAACGGTCGTTTCTGTAGAGATCGAGGCGGCAGTCGGGTCCCTGAATCGAATCGATCCCGAGTGTGATCTCGTCCGCATGGCCGAGGAACTCGGTGTCATGGTGGGACGCTGATTATTTTCTTGACCAAACGCTGTTCTGGTCGCTAGTTTGTTTGAATTAAAAAGAGGCATTCCGGTATTCCGGAGACCGTATGGAAGTGTCTCGAGCGTTTCGCATGACAGACGGGCGGCACCAGCGGGCGAAGCGCCTTGTACTTTTTCCCTTATAGAGATCGCTGCAGGAGATCACCGGCATGGGAAAATTGAAATCGTTGCAGGGCGTGGATCGCGGTCGACTCTATGCCTTCTGTGGCGTATGTCTGGGCACTGGTGCCCCTCTGGGATGGGTGTTGGTCCGCCTGCTGTTCTTTCGCCAGCAGGGGGAGTCGGTCTGGGAGCAGATTGCGGCTGATATCCTGCAGTCGGGAGAGAGTCTCGCTCTGTATCTCTACATGGCCGGCGGGACGGCCCTGGCTCTGGGAGTATTCGGCTACCTGATCGGCAAGGCGTCCGAGCAGATCCATGACCGGGCCTGTTCTCTGGATGAACTCAATCGGGCCATCGCCCTGCAGAAAGAGGGTTTTGAACGCCGGTTCAAGGACCTCAATAACTGCATCAAGAACTTTCATGCCATCAACAACAGCATCCAGAAATCGGTTGATTTTCGCGAAGTCCTGCGACTGGCTGCCGATGGGTTGCATGAAATCCTCGGCTATGACCGGGTCAACATTCTCATGGTGAACCCGACCCGCGACAGGCTGGAATTCGTCGCCAGTCGAGGCGCCGGGCAGGATAATGTATCGGGAATCGTCATTCCGCTCGATGAGCGGGCCGGTGCACTGTACAAGACAGTTAGCGAAAAACGTCTGTTCCTGATTGACGACATTACCCTCATGCCCGAAGAGTTTCACCTCAAGCCTCCCTGTGACGCGGTGGTGCAGTTGCGCTCGCGCAGCTTCATCATCTGTCCGATCGTGGTCAGGGATGAGGTCGTCGGCCTCTTCGGCGTCGACAACAAGGTCAAACGCAAAGAGCTCGACGATACCGACGTCGATACGGTCAAGCTCTTTGCCGATCAGGTCTCCTCGGCGCTGACCAGGATCAGG
This window encodes:
- a CDS encoding 6-phosphofructokinase, giving the protein MTKTIAILTGGGDCPGLNAVIRGVVRAAVLQRGWRVLGVEDGFDGLVDGPRVRELDLQAVRGILPRGGTILGTSNRGNPFAFPVREGGQIRLADVSGQVLENFRRSGAEALIAVGGDGTLKIARQLNELGLPVVGVPKTIDNDLRGTDVTFGYSTAVETVTEALDKLHTTAESHHRAMVVEVMGRDAGWIALESGLAGGADVVLIPEIPFDMAGVCRAIAQRRERGSRFSIVVVAEGAYPAGGAKVVQLSAEQNLGVERLGGVARYVAAEIEKCFDMETRAVVLGHVQRGGSPSPFDRNLGSRFGVKAVQLIEGGFFGRMVALDGRTVVSVEIEAAVGSLNRIDPECDLVRMAEELGVMVGR
- a CDS encoding metallophosphoesterase family protein, translated to MLSDTHIQEIRQGNVFLHALAERYFADAEIILHAGDVINPDILMAFADRTVHVVRGNMDPFVKGIPNRKIIEVGGVRIGLIHGWGAPDTLEERVLHEFRGDRLDCLVFGHSHHPLCRRRGGVLLFNPGSPTDRRWAPFHSIGMLEVAEGIEGRIIRLDD
- a CDS encoding biopolymer transporter ExbD, whose amino-acid sequence is MAFARRKREEPRVDLTPMVDCVFLLLIFFMISTTFVETPGIAVKLPESSSKVVEKAPEEIKVYLSREGEVYIGEERLSLEELRERLVGFGAKARGMNFALYADREARHGRVVQVMDMAKEAGFGKLAIATEQRPPQ
- a CDS encoding GAF domain-containing protein, which produces MGKLKSLQGVDRGRLYAFCGVCLGTGAPLGWVLVRLLFFRQQGESVWEQIAADILQSGESLALYLYMAGGTALALGVFGYLIGKASEQIHDRACSLDELNRAIALQKEGFERRFKDLNNCIKNFHAINNSIQKSVDFREVLRLAADGLHEILGYDRVNILMVNPTRDRLEFVASRGAGQDNVSGIVIPLDERAGALYKTVSEKRLFLIDDITLMPEEFHLKPPCDAVVQLRSRSFIICPIVVRDEVVGLFGVDNKVKRKELDDTDVDTVKLFADQVSSALTRIRLLQAMETLTRQLERTFEELLRYRKEHSRLDLSLKQATASTGETIREIAGAAEVVREAVESTHSSVGEISVSIDQVSRNLGQLADFMEKSIAAMTEIAATIKSVDE
- a CDS encoding MotA/TolQ/ExbB proton channel family protein, which encodes MLEIFHKGGPVMYPILFCSVLALGIFFERLWMYFKVSRGTMVLLREVESLVHKNRIDEAIIICQRSGTPLARIFIAALRSSGRPREQIKTVVEEVGGREAAPLERYLGLLGTIATLSPLLGLLGTVFGMIQAFNVIAAQGVGTPATLGGGISEALITTAAGLTVAIPTILLHKYLSSRADRLILEMEEYSLHIVDLLER
- a CDS encoding HIT domain-containing protein encodes the protein MKQLWAPWRMAYIRGESEKPENGCIFCIRDISGEDRERLILYRGEHVFVVMNKYPYTNGHLMIAPYRHTADPAELTDVEALEMHRLMIVYRDVLKSRIAPQGFNIGMNLGQIAGAGIADHLHLHVVPRWSGDTNFMPVFADVRVIPQHLEATFEHLAPAFPRRVL
- a CDS encoding LapA family protein, with protein sequence MKTLRIVLALIILVVLFIFSIYNPEPVQLTLFKYQTWHLPLALVLIFVFFLGFFLAALYFSVKISLLRRQLHLSQREKEALQKDLASKRSSTTP